From the Arthrobacter sp. PM3 genome, one window contains:
- a CDS encoding 4-(cytidine 5'-diphospho)-2-C-methyl-D-erythritol kinase yields the protein MNAVRGRFAARTVRVKAPGKVNVSLDVGPLRPDGYHSVASVYLAVSLYEEVAATSTDTGGITVSISDASTLDLDGVDIPLDHRNLAYKAAAIMADVSEHATGVHLEITKRVPVAGGMGGGSADAAATLLACDALWNSGLSRDELAHLAAELGADVPFALLGGTAVGLGVGDDLSPALVKAQTDWVLVTADFGLSTPEVFRTLDRLRAAEGVAADEPVAVDPGVLTALRSGDADALSRVLVNDLQRASIELAPNLRDTLGCGEACGAVAGIVSGSGPTVAFLAHSAAAAAGLAEDLRHHGLDAMAVHGPVPGARIISDTLL from the coding sequence CAATGTCTCACTGGACGTCGGACCCTTGCGGCCGGACGGCTACCACTCGGTTGCCAGCGTCTACCTGGCGGTCTCGCTCTACGAGGAGGTCGCCGCCACCAGCACCGACACCGGCGGGATCACCGTCAGCATCAGCGACGCCAGCACTTTGGACCTGGACGGCGTGGACATCCCGCTCGACCACCGGAACCTCGCCTACAAGGCGGCGGCGATCATGGCCGACGTCTCCGAGCACGCGACCGGCGTCCACCTGGAAATCACCAAACGCGTGCCCGTGGCCGGCGGCATGGGCGGCGGCTCCGCCGACGCCGCCGCCACCCTGCTGGCCTGCGACGCGCTGTGGAACAGCGGCCTGTCCCGAGATGAGCTCGCCCACCTCGCGGCCGAGCTCGGCGCCGACGTGCCGTTCGCGCTCCTGGGCGGCACCGCCGTCGGCCTCGGCGTGGGCGACGACCTCTCCCCGGCCCTCGTCAAGGCCCAGACCGACTGGGTCCTGGTCACGGCCGACTTCGGCCTGTCCACCCCGGAGGTCTTCCGGACCCTGGACCGGCTGCGCGCCGCGGAGGGCGTGGCCGCGGACGAGCCGGTCGCCGTCGACCCCGGTGTTCTCACGGCGTTGCGCAGCGGCGACGCCGATGCCCTCAGCAGGGTCCTGGTCAACGACCTCCAGCGCGCCTCGATCGAACTGGCCCCGAACCTGCGGGACACCCTGGGGTGCGGGGAGGCCTGCGGCGCGGTCGCGGGAATCGTCTCCGGCTCCGGACCCACCGTCGCGTTCCTGGCGCACAGCGCCGCCGCCGCCGCCGGACTCGCCGAGGACCTCCGGCACCACGGACTCGACGCCATGGCCGTCCACGGCCCGGTGCCCGGGGCCCGCATCATCTCCGATACGCTCCTTTAG